One genomic region from Jiangella sp. DSM 45060 encodes:
- a CDS encoding LLM class flavin-dependent oxidoreductase has translation MRLAFSLSGHRPSRSAVAAAVAAEEAGFDEVWVTEDYVERGAFALAGAIAQATSSVQVGIGVVNPWTRHPVVLAMEFATLDELSGWRALAGIGASNERWMTGQLGIPFDRPLSRLTESVSVVRRLLAGEHVRHSGPAYTVDAALSFRPLRPDLPIVLGVKGPRALELAAESADGVLLSILAGPSYVRSVRSLVGPSMRLAGYVGLSVDASGAAARDRIRPLVARFLGIHGDHLITRSAGLSASACAEFRAGLVAGAPRVDLVTDDLLDRLVAAGTPDEVRAAFARFAAAGLDVAVVRDDPDVEPEETLRLARAAVES, from the coding sequence ATGCGGCTGGCGTTCTCGCTCTCGGGGCACCGGCCCAGCCGGTCGGCCGTCGCCGCCGCCGTCGCCGCCGAGGAGGCCGGGTTCGACGAGGTGTGGGTCACCGAGGACTACGTCGAGCGCGGGGCGTTCGCGCTGGCCGGGGCGATCGCGCAGGCGACGTCGTCGGTGCAGGTCGGTATCGGCGTGGTGAACCCGTGGACCCGGCACCCGGTGGTGCTGGCGATGGAGTTCGCGACGCTGGACGAGCTGAGCGGCTGGCGGGCGCTGGCCGGGATCGGCGCCAGCAACGAGCGGTGGATGACCGGCCAGCTGGGCATCCCGTTCGACCGGCCGCTGAGCCGGCTGACCGAGTCCGTGTCCGTCGTGCGCCGCCTGCTCGCGGGCGAGCACGTCCGGCATTCGGGCCCGGCGTACACCGTCGATGCCGCGCTGTCGTTCCGGCCGCTGCGGCCCGACCTGCCGATCGTGCTCGGCGTCAAGGGGCCGCGGGCGCTGGAACTGGCGGCGGAGTCGGCCGACGGCGTGCTGCTGTCGATCCTGGCCGGACCGTCGTACGTCCGGTCCGTGCGGTCGCTGGTCGGCCCGTCGATGCGGCTGGCCGGGTACGTCGGGCTGTCCGTCGACGCGTCCGGCGCCGCGGCGCGGGACCGGATCCGGCCGCTGGTCGCGCGGTTCCTCGGCATCCACGGCGACCACCTCATCACCCGGTCCGCCGGGCTGTCGGCGTCGGCGTGCGCGGAGTTCCGGGCCGGGCTGGTCGCGGGTGCGCCACGGGTCGACCTGGTGACCGACGACCTGCTCGACCGGCTGGTCGCCGCCGGGACGCCGGACGAGGTCAGGGCCGCGTTCGCCCGCTTCGCCGCGGCCGGCCTGGACGTCGCCGTCGTCCGCGACGATCCCGACGTCGAGCCCGAGGAGACGTTGCGGCTCGCCCGCGCCGCCGTCGAGTCGTGA
- a CDS encoding pyridoxal-phosphate dependent enzyme, whose protein sequence is MTYTRTLACLRCAASYPDPSLELVGRGCPACEAAGVPSNVLPVYDLAGLSAVPVSDGEPGLFRYRALLPLAAGTPVVSLAEGATPVVDLPAVAERLGVASVVVKDETRNPTWSYKDRLASVAVTKAVELGIDTVVVASTGNHGAAIAAYAARAGLRCVVLTVASVPSTMKTLMQAYGASVVALPEPRQRWWLMRELVEKFGWLAMSGHADPPVGSNPYGVDGYKTIAYELADQLDAPPDVVVVPAAYADGLVGVARGFADLVELGVLERSPRMVAAEPFGPHAAALASGSEVAGPVPYQPSVAFSTASPVGTFQGLSALRSTGGAAVAVPSDDVILAAQRELAASAGLYQEAASATAWPALAALDLDPSASVVVIGTSTGLKDVGATAATLPEVPVIEPAVDALLAAIGS, encoded by the coding sequence ATGACGTACACCCGGACGCTCGCGTGCCTGCGCTGCGCGGCGAGCTACCCCGATCCGTCGCTGGAGCTGGTCGGCCGCGGCTGCCCGGCCTGCGAGGCGGCCGGGGTGCCGTCGAACGTCCTGCCGGTCTACGACCTCGCCGGGCTGAGCGCCGTGCCGGTGTCCGACGGCGAGCCCGGGCTGTTCCGGTACCGGGCGCTGCTGCCGCTGGCCGCCGGGACCCCGGTGGTCTCCCTTGCTGAGGGGGCGACCCCGGTCGTCGACCTGCCGGCCGTCGCCGAGCGCCTGGGCGTCGCGTCCGTCGTCGTCAAGGACGAGACCCGCAACCCGACGTGGTCCTACAAGGACCGGCTGGCGTCGGTCGCCGTCACGAAGGCGGTCGAGCTGGGCATCGACACCGTCGTCGTCGCGAGCACCGGCAACCACGGCGCCGCCATCGCGGCGTACGCGGCGCGGGCCGGGCTGCGCTGCGTCGTGCTGACGGTGGCCAGCGTGCCGTCGACGATGAAGACGCTGATGCAGGCGTACGGCGCGTCGGTGGTCGCGCTGCCCGAGCCGCGGCAGCGGTGGTGGCTGATGCGCGAGCTGGTCGAGAAGTTCGGCTGGCTGGCGATGTCCGGCCACGCCGACCCGCCCGTCGGCTCCAACCCGTACGGCGTCGACGGCTACAAGACCATCGCCTACGAGCTGGCCGACCAGCTCGACGCACCCCCCGACGTCGTCGTGGTCCCGGCCGCGTACGCCGACGGCCTGGTGGGCGTCGCCCGCGGCTTCGCCGACCTCGTCGAGCTTGGCGTACTGGAGCGGTCGCCGCGCATGGTGGCGGCCGAGCCGTTCGGACCGCACGCCGCGGCGCTGGCCAGCGGGTCCGAGGTCGCCGGGCCGGTGCCGTACCAGCCGTCGGTCGCGTTCTCGACGGCGTCGCCGGTGGGGACGTTCCAGGGGCTCAGCGCGCTGCGCTCGACCGGCGGCGCTGCCGTCGCGGTCCCGTCCGACGACGTGATCCTGGCCGCCCAGCGCGAGCTGGCAGCGTCCGCCGGGCTGTACCAGGAGGCGGCGTCGGCGACGGCGTGGCCGGCCCTGGCGGCGCTGGACCTGGACCCGTCCGCGTCGGTTGTCGTCATCGGGACGTCCACGGGGCTCAAGGATGTCGGCGCGACGGCGGCCACGCTGCCCGAGGTGCCGGTCATCGAGCCGGCGGTCGACGCGCTGCTGGCCGCGATCGGGTCCTGA
- a CDS encoding Xaa-Pro peptidase family protein, with product MTPGLPTKPTIDTAALARDRLARLRAGLADQPYDAVVLTEPESVLYATGYRSMPGQVFRTHRMAALVTATDLWLVAPAADVPAGATVLPVDRISPFGRFYVESAAPDPVTEVADRHDGLAQALAAAAATLPSSARLAVETRDVPADVLAACGDVVEDGAGLLFAARSRKLPAEVELLAYAAQLAEAGIDAALAAAGPGTTEAELAAVVAGTMVAGGGDPRFVVALTGDRSALADAVPSGRAWKPGEIARFDVGCVVDGYWSDIGRTAVLGEPSARQRDVYAAVKAGEDEQLAAARPGLPASTLFGIGLDAVARGVPRYRRQHCGHGIGLSIYEPPIVAPGVGTELAEGMTFCFETPYYELGWGGMMVEDAVVVTAGGVDRLTRSGRDLRVVAA from the coding sequence ATGACGCCCGGCCTCCCCACCAAGCCCACGATCGACACCGCCGCGCTGGCCCGGGACCGCCTGGCCCGGCTGCGCGCCGGTCTCGCGGACCAGCCCTATGACGCGGTCGTGCTGACCGAGCCGGAGAGCGTCCTGTACGCGACCGGCTACCGCAGCATGCCCGGCCAGGTGTTCCGCACCCATCGGATGGCGGCGCTGGTGACCGCCACCGACCTCTGGCTGGTGGCGCCGGCGGCAGACGTGCCCGCCGGCGCCACCGTCCTACCCGTCGACCGGATCTCGCCGTTCGGCCGCTTCTACGTCGAGTCCGCGGCGCCCGACCCGGTCACCGAGGTCGCCGACCGGCACGACGGGCTGGCCCAGGCGCTGGCGGCGGCCGCCGCGACGCTGCCGTCGTCGGCGCGACTGGCGGTCGAGACCCGCGACGTGCCCGCCGACGTGCTTGCCGCCTGTGGCGATGTGGTCGAGGACGGCGCCGGCCTGCTGTTCGCCGCCCGGTCGCGCAAGCTCCCCGCCGAGGTGGAGCTGCTGGCCTACGCCGCCCAGCTGGCCGAGGCCGGCATCGACGCCGCGCTGGCAGCCGCCGGGCCGGGCACCACGGAGGCCGAGCTGGCCGCCGTCGTCGCCGGGACCATGGTGGCCGGCGGCGGTGACCCGCGCTTCGTCGTGGCGCTCACGGGCGATCGATCCGCGCTGGCCGACGCCGTCCCGTCCGGACGTGCGTGGAAGCCGGGCGAGATCGCCCGCTTCGACGTCGGCTGCGTCGTCGACGGCTACTGGTCCGACATCGGCCGCACCGCCGTGCTCGGGGAACCGTCGGCCCGGCAGCGCGACGTCTACGCCGCGGTGAAGGCCGGCGAGGACGAGCAGCTGGCGGCCGCGCGGCCGGGACTGCCCGCGTCGACGCTGTTCGGGATCGGCCTCGACGCGGTCGCGCGCGGCGTCCCCCGGTACCGTCGGCAGCACTGCGGGCACGGCATCGGGCTGTCGATCTACGAGCCGCCGATCGTCGCGCCAGGCGTCGGAACCGAGCTCGCCGAGGGCATGACGTTCTGCTTCGAGACGCCGTACTACGAGCTGGGATGGGGCGGGATGATGGTCGAGGACGCGGTCGTCGTGACCGCCGGCGGCGTGGACCGGCTCACCCGGTCCGGCCGCGACCTGCGGGTGGTGGCGGCATGA
- a CDS encoding LLM class flavin-dependent oxidoreductase, with product MRFGLGVPTGTEGLMYPVPYADIDQAVELAVTAERLGFESIWGNDHLTTQRYVRAEFDQAPRYYDPFGYLSYVAAVTERIRLATAVMVLPFRHPVVAAKQAATLDQLSRGRAVLGVGIGAYREELEAVEPARRIHRGEHAEEAIPALRALLTERSASFHGSWVEFTDVESFPKPYRDRWLPILSGGNSPGSRSRAARHGDGWLPACLTPDEVRVALDGITAEAAEHGRELPADFEVALQVAVSVAPTREEAWRRFESSQVFKHLASLSKTTLKDQGVGDLAARNLIGTPDDVAAQVGAYRDAGVTTLAGLLFAVDTVEETTDAMAGFSETIIAAETKGSR from the coding sequence GTGAGGTTCGGACTCGGCGTCCCCACCGGGACCGAGGGGCTCATGTACCCGGTCCCGTATGCGGACATCGACCAGGCGGTCGAGCTGGCGGTGACGGCGGAACGGCTCGGCTTCGAGTCGATCTGGGGCAACGACCACCTGACGACGCAGCGCTACGTCCGCGCCGAGTTCGACCAGGCGCCGCGCTACTACGACCCGTTCGGCTACCTGAGCTACGTCGCCGCCGTCACGGAGCGGATCCGGCTGGCGACGGCGGTCATGGTGCTGCCGTTCCGGCACCCGGTCGTCGCCGCGAAGCAGGCCGCCACGCTGGACCAGCTGTCGCGTGGACGGGCGGTGCTCGGCGTCGGCATCGGCGCGTACCGCGAGGAGCTGGAGGCGGTCGAGCCGGCCCGCCGCATCCACCGCGGCGAGCACGCCGAGGAGGCGATCCCGGCGCTGCGGGCGCTGCTGACCGAGCGGTCGGCGTCGTTCCACGGCAGCTGGGTGGAGTTCACCGACGTCGAGAGCTTCCCGAAGCCGTACCGGGACCGGTGGCTGCCGATCCTGTCCGGCGGCAACTCGCCCGGCTCGCGGTCGCGAGCGGCACGGCACGGCGACGGCTGGCTGCCGGCCTGCCTCACGCCGGACGAGGTCCGGGTCGCCCTGGACGGCATCACGGCCGAGGCCGCGGAGCACGGCCGCGAGCTGCCCGCCGACTTCGAGGTCGCCCTGCAGGTCGCCGTCAGCGTCGCGCCGACCCGCGAGGAGGCGTGGCGCCGGTTCGAGTCGTCGCAGGTGTTCAAGCACCTCGCGTCGCTGTCGAAGACCACCTTGAAGGATCAGGGCGTCGGCGACCTCGCCGCCCGCAACCTCATCGGCACCCCTGACGACGTCGCCGCGCAGGTCGGCGCCTACCGCGACGCCGGGGTGACGACGCTGGCCGGTCTGCTGTTCGCCGTCGACACCGTCGAGGAGACGACCGACGCGATGGCCGGGTTCAGCGAGACGATCATCGCCGCCGAGACGAAGGGCAGCCGATGA
- a CDS encoding cytosine permease: MSTERDTTAVQSTVAADIEDHALEPVPADRRKPLVQLIVVQMGWNISVSSFLVGGVVGGGTSFTEGLLAILIGNVLLAVVASLVGMVGFRTGLTSYLTSRAVFGTHGAVVVSLFLGVVAMGFIGVLMDTWGLAVNQLIPEIPKWAFIVAFSGAILTTAIFGFKGLQRYSAIAVPVQVAIALFALVRIGDLDGGFSDVVNYAPAAPIGFSVAIGAVIATWVTGAALVGDVQRYAVSARDVVISSFCGFAVGAAVFELIATVSAMKVGNSNFVVVMQGLGLLAPAAVMLFLALWNTADNNIYSASLAFTNASNTLGLKVAKPVWTVFAVLIALLIAFAGLAAEFQRFLGVISVVVPPFAGVLIAYFWVVVRRWDATELLRTAPSVRWEALGCWVAGALIARYTDLIIADAIEGLIAGFVLYAVVGTAVSRWRSSEQAAEVRS; encoded by the coding sequence GTGAGCACCGAGCGTGACACCACAGCCGTCCAGAGCACCGTGGCCGCGGACATCGAGGACCATGCCCTCGAACCGGTCCCCGCCGACCGGCGCAAACCGCTGGTCCAGCTGATCGTCGTCCAGATGGGCTGGAACATCAGCGTCAGCAGCTTCCTCGTCGGCGGCGTCGTCGGCGGCGGCACGTCGTTCACCGAGGGCCTGCTGGCGATCCTGATCGGCAACGTGCTGCTCGCGGTGGTCGCCAGCCTGGTCGGCATGGTCGGCTTCCGCACCGGCCTGACCAGCTACCTCACGTCGCGTGCGGTGTTCGGGACGCACGGCGCGGTGGTGGTGTCGCTGTTCCTCGGCGTCGTGGCGATGGGCTTCATCGGCGTGCTGATGGACACCTGGGGGCTGGCGGTCAACCAGCTGATCCCGGAGATCCCGAAGTGGGCGTTCATCGTGGCGTTCAGCGGGGCGATCCTCACCACGGCGATCTTCGGGTTCAAGGGCCTGCAGCGGTACTCGGCGATCGCGGTGCCCGTGCAGGTGGCGATCGCGCTGTTCGCACTGGTCCGTATCGGCGACCTCGACGGCGGATTCAGCGACGTCGTCAACTACGCGCCGGCCGCGCCGATCGGGTTCTCGGTGGCGATCGGCGCCGTCATCGCGACGTGGGTCACCGGCGCCGCGCTGGTCGGCGACGTGCAGCGTTACGCCGTCAGCGCCCGTGACGTCGTCATCTCCAGCTTCTGCGGTTTCGCCGTCGGCGCCGCGGTCTTCGAGCTCATCGCGACGGTCTCGGCGATGAAGGTCGGCAACAGCAACTTCGTCGTCGTCATGCAGGGCCTCGGGCTGCTCGCGCCGGCCGCGGTCATGCTCTTCCTCGCGCTGTGGAACACCGCGGACAACAACATCTACTCGGCGTCACTGGCGTTCACGAACGCGTCGAACACGCTCGGCCTCAAGGTCGCGAAGCCGGTGTGGACCGTGTTCGCGGTGCTGATCGCGCTGCTCATCGCGTTCGCCGGCCTGGCGGCGGAGTTCCAGCGCTTCCTCGGCGTCATCTCGGTGGTGGTGCCGCCGTTCGCCGGCGTGCTGATCGCGTACTTCTGGGTCGTGGTCAGGCGCTGGGACGCGACCGAGCTGCTGCGCACCGCCCCGTCGGTCCGGTGGGAGGCACTGGGCTGCTGGGTGGCCGGCGCGCTGATCGCCCGGTACACCGACCTGATCATCGCCGACGCGATCGAGGGCCTGATCGCCGGATTCGTCCTGTACGCCGTCGTCGGCACCGCGGTCAGCCGATGGCGCTCCTCGGAACAGGCCGCGGAGGTGCGCTCGTGA
- a CDS encoding CdaR family transcriptional regulator — MDLTQRAELLLSRVPDVAQSLVGDVWERLPGYDDARMDLDDLVGVVTPNLRALLVAVAGNRGLRPDEVTPAAQLGERRAVQGVPIEGVVASWHSAERRLLDQLVAAGPPMPPDEYTRLARLLAGAVDVMVAVSTEAYRRTRSEAAAHLDQIATDLVSRLAGGEPLDPAHVEERARLIGVAAQVPHRAVAVGGAGDDPLQVARAQREIVDVLRPRLRSRILVGSKDATILLVLPDLQGLGDMLSRAARRPGVAAGTVIGLGEPRDRLGEAAASCREAVAALEAGRRAGLDRVVVPFDQVIADVMLIDNPLDAHRLAARALLPLAGHGQLVDTVRAYLATGLSVRRTAERLAVHENTVSYRLRRVSSLLGLEGPEQLIRADLLLALRAVDLGLYAAP; from the coding sequence GTGGATCTGACACAACGGGCCGAGCTCCTCCTCAGCCGCGTCCCCGACGTGGCGCAGTCGCTCGTCGGCGACGTCTGGGAACGGCTGCCCGGCTACGACGACGCCCGCATGGACCTCGACGACCTCGTCGGCGTGGTCACGCCGAACCTGCGCGCGCTGCTGGTCGCGGTCGCCGGGAACCGCGGGCTGCGGCCGGACGAGGTGACGCCGGCGGCGCAACTGGGCGAACGGCGGGCCGTCCAGGGCGTGCCGATCGAGGGCGTCGTCGCGTCGTGGCACTCGGCCGAGCGGCGGCTGCTCGATCAACTGGTCGCCGCCGGCCCGCCGATGCCGCCGGACGAGTACACGCGGCTGGCCCGGCTACTGGCCGGCGCGGTCGACGTCATGGTCGCGGTGTCGACGGAGGCGTACCGGCGCACGCGCAGCGAAGCGGCGGCGCACCTCGACCAGATCGCGACCGACCTGGTGTCGCGGCTGGCCGGCGGCGAACCGCTGGATCCGGCGCACGTCGAGGAACGGGCCCGGTTGATCGGTGTCGCCGCGCAGGTCCCCCATCGCGCCGTGGCGGTGGGTGGGGCGGGCGACGATCCGTTGCAGGTCGCGCGGGCCCAGCGGGAGATCGTCGACGTGCTGCGGCCGCGGCTGCGCTCGCGGATCCTGGTCGGCTCTAAGGACGCGACGATCCTGCTGGTGCTGCCGGACCTGCAGGGGCTCGGCGACATGCTGTCGCGGGCGGCGCGGCGTCCGGGCGTGGCTGCGGGGACGGTGATCGGACTCGGCGAGCCGCGCGACCGGCTGGGTGAGGCGGCCGCGTCCTGCCGTGAGGCCGTGGCGGCGCTCGAGGCCGGCCGGCGCGCCGGGCTGGACCGCGTCGTCGTCCCGTTCGACCAGGTCATCGCGGACGTCATGTTGATCGACAACCCGCTGGACGCACACCGCTTGGCGGCCAGGGCGCTGTTGCCGCTGGCCGGGCACGGGCAGCTCGTCGACACCGTCCGGGCGTATCTGGCGACCGGGCTGTCGGTGCGGCGGACGGCCGAGCGGCTGGCGGTGCACGAGAACACCGTCTCGTACCGGCTGCGCCGGGTGTCGTCGCTGCTGGGGCTGGAAGGGCCGGAGCAGCTGATCCGGGCCGACCTGCTGCTCGCGCTGCGCGCCGTCGACCTCGGGTTGTACGCGGCGCCGTGA
- a CDS encoding glyoxalase/bleomycin resistance/extradiol dioxygenase family protein, with amino-acid sequence MATVTPYLCAEDTAAALEFYAKAFGAVETSRWTDPATGAVGHAEFTVQGARVMIADEWPDGGVYAPTPGRSSVSLVLEVDDVDGLFERAVAAGATVDRPVTDSPHGRGGWLYDPYGHRWHLTAPSPPDVSKADLQSAVGDDYVIS; translated from the coding sequence ATGGCCACCGTCACCCCGTATCTCTGTGCCGAGGACACCGCGGCCGCACTCGAGTTCTACGCGAAGGCGTTCGGCGCGGTCGAGACCAGCCGCTGGACCGACCCCGCCACGGGCGCCGTCGGGCACGCCGAGTTCACCGTGCAGGGCGCCCGCGTCATGATCGCCGACGAATGGCCCGACGGCGGTGTCTACGCGCCCACGCCGGGGCGTTCGTCCGTGTCACTCGTGCTCGAGGTCGACGACGTGGACGGCCTGTTCGAGCGGGCGGTCGCGGCCGGCGCCACTGTCGACCGTCCGGTCACCGACTCGCCGCACGGCCGCGGCGGCTGGCTGTACGACCCGTACGGGCACCGCTGGCACCTGACCGCGCCCTCGCCGCCGGACGTGTCGAAGGCCGATCTGCAGAGCGCCGTCGGCGACGACTACGTCATCAGTTAG
- a CDS encoding nucleotidyltransferase domain-containing protein produces MVWPPAIGARPADVGQAGELRGMQETDPRLRHWRARLAARAEEAATAVGAIPGVAGVVLGGSFGRGEHWPLSDLDLIVVGAGRPVADLAAEVDQCAYQLSEMWGTSGIYTAVDAGRLTFDAGELSGDPAERMDDHRWLHGLDKVYGGRPARDDDGVASALLELSARRRFDEAVVGRRVEAWLATAQRALADAQRRADDDATAAWIAVRQAATAIAEVATERWGERAGSLGRYWTLFEARARRHGDPAFADRLLTAAHAHPAPRADVPEWLADRIALSYEARQLVGEDVTPEQNARDNHLAYAGLYHRRFPRSAYTWMRPPPDADVRAAVGALRELARS; encoded by the coding sequence GTGGTGTGGCCGCCGGCCATCGGGGCGCGGCCGGCCGACGTCGGGCAGGCGGGTGAGCTGAGGGGTATGCAGGAGACCGATCCGAGGCTGCGGCACTGGCGCGCCCGTCTGGCGGCCCGCGCGGAGGAGGCCGCGACGGCGGTGGGCGCGATCCCGGGGGTGGCCGGGGTGGTGCTCGGCGGCAGCTTCGGGCGCGGCGAGCACTGGCCGCTCAGCGACCTCGACCTCATCGTCGTCGGCGCCGGCCGCCCGGTCGCGGACCTGGCCGCCGAGGTCGACCAGTGCGCCTACCAGCTGAGCGAGATGTGGGGGACCAGCGGCATATACACGGCCGTCGACGCGGGGCGGCTGACGTTCGACGCGGGCGAGCTGAGCGGCGACCCGGCCGAGCGGATGGACGACCACCGCTGGTTGCACGGCCTCGACAAGGTCTACGGCGGCCGCCCGGCCCGCGACGATGACGGCGTCGCGTCGGCCCTGCTGGAGCTCTCGGCCCGCCGGCGCTTCGACGAGGCCGTCGTCGGCCGCCGGGTCGAGGCGTGGCTCGCCACGGCGCAGCGGGCGCTCGCCGACGCACAGCGGCGGGCCGACGACGACGCCACCGCCGCCTGGATCGCCGTCCGGCAGGCCGCGACCGCGATCGCCGAGGTCGCGACGGAACGCTGGGGCGAGCGGGCCGGCTCGCTCGGGCGCTACTGGACGCTCTTCGAGGCCCGCGCCCGCCGCCACGGCGACCCCGCGTTCGCCGACCGGCTGCTCACCGCGGCGCACGCCCACCCCGCGCCCCGTGCGGACGTGCCGGAGTGGCTCGCCGACCGGATCGCCCTGTCTTACGAGGCCCGGCAGCTCGTCGGCGAGGACGTCACCCCCGAGCAGAACGCGCGCGACAACCACCTCGCCTACGCCGGCCTCTACCATCGCCGCTTCCCGCGCTCGGCGTACACCTGGATGCGCCCGCCACCGGACGCGGACGTCCGCGCCGCCGTGGGCGCCCTCCGGGAACTGGCTCGATCGTGA
- a CDS encoding GNAT family N-acetyltransferase — protein sequence MSRVRILDSLETDRLILRRSRVEDATVYRQLWTERDPRVPPHRRIDPEGRPTVEDIAARLGAAGDESRPGILTVERKDAADVIGYCGLTPYGNGSPDEPELAYELLRAAHGRGYATEAGRAVVAWASEVGYRRLWAGVWNWNVASRRVLEKLGFRETGRVEPVSVHGYSLLTVREL from the coding sequence ATGTCGCGTGTGCGCATTCTGGACAGCCTGGAGACCGATCGCCTCATCCTTCGGCGTAGCCGCGTGGAGGATGCCACGGTCTATCGCCAGTTGTGGACCGAGCGGGACCCGCGGGTGCCGCCGCATCGGCGGATCGATCCCGAGGGCCGGCCGACCGTGGAGGACATCGCCGCGCGGTTGGGTGCGGCGGGCGACGAGTCGAGGCCGGGGATCCTGACGGTGGAGCGGAAGGACGCCGCCGACGTCATCGGGTATTGCGGGCTGACCCCGTACGGGAACGGATCGCCTGACGAGCCCGAGTTGGCGTACGAGCTGCTGCGTGCGGCCCACGGTCGCGGTTATGCCACCGAGGCGGGCCGGGCCGTTGTGGCGTGGGCGAGCGAGGTGGGCTACCGGCGGCTGTGGGCGGGGGTCTGGAACTGGAACGTCGCGTCGCGACGGGTCCTGGAGAAGCTCGGGTTCCGCGAGACCGGCCGGGTGGAGCCCGTCTCCGTCCACGGCTACAGCCTGCTCACCGTACGAGAGCTCTGA
- a CDS encoding phosphoribosyltransferase, whose amino-acid sequence MRSRGRGWRDRREAGERLGAAVLERLGDAGEALVLGLPRGGVAVAAPVAAALDGELDVLVVRKAGVPWQPELALGAVTASGHRVVNKAVVRGVRLRPAELEQVFRRAQEDAEEKERLLRGDRPPPRLEGRTVVLVDDGIATGATVRAATELLVTARPRPGQVVVAVPVGPRETVEELERVADAVVVLERPVTFQAVGEWYVDFTQVEDADVRALLKP is encoded by the coding sequence GTGAGATCGCGCGGGCGGGGCTGGCGGGATCGTCGCGAGGCTGGTGAACGGCTGGGCGCAGCGGTCCTGGAGCGGCTCGGCGACGCCGGGGAGGCGCTGGTGCTGGGGTTGCCGCGCGGGGGCGTGGCGGTCGCGGCGCCGGTGGCCGCTGCGCTCGACGGCGAGCTGGACGTGCTGGTGGTGCGCAAGGCGGGCGTGCCGTGGCAGCCGGAGCTGGCGCTGGGGGCGGTGACGGCGTCCGGGCATCGGGTGGTGAACAAGGCGGTGGTGCGGGGCGTCCGGTTGCGGCCGGCCGAGCTCGAGCAGGTGTTCCGCCGGGCACAGGAGGATGCGGAGGAGAAGGAGCGCCTGCTGCGCGGCGACCGCCCCCCGCCGCGGCTGGAGGGGCGGACGGTGGTGCTGGTGGACGACGGCATCGCGACGGGCGCGACGGTGCGGGCGGCGACCGAGCTGTTGGTGACGGCGCGGCCGCGGCCGGGCCAGGTGGTCGTCGCGGTGCCGGTGGGGCCGAGGGAGACGGTGGAGGAGCTGGAGCGGGTGGCCGACGCGGTGGTGGTGCTGGAGCGGCCGGTGACGTTCCAGGCGGTCG